The Epinephelus lanceolatus isolate andai-2023 chromosome 1, ASM4190304v1, whole genome shotgun sequence genome has a window encoding:
- the cxxc1b gene encoding CXXC-type zinc finger protein 1b yields the protein MDSEMSDVDPAPGPETSSMEGENAPLYCICRKPDINCFMIGCDNCNEWFHGHCINITEKMAKAIREWYCMRCRDKNPSLEIKYRSKKSREKEVEVDRGSDKQYSTPSTPDYKSERRRGSKVKRSVRMCGECEPCRRTEDCAQCDFCKDMKKFGGPNKIRQKCRFRQCEVRARKMLRVKDEELSLQERRDNSYHRRRRYSEDYDSEAELYQQYKAAGLSNSLTWNSDEDDEPPFSPVMRKKAVKVKHVKRREKKFDKKKESRRHKQKQKHKDRTRYSEKGELRDSTGLRQCLGPSCVEAARTNSKYCSEDCGMKLAANRIYEILPQRIQQWQQSPCIAEEHGKKQLERIRREQQNARLRLTDMERRFHELEGIIAKAKQQAVQQDEEVNEGDSEDTDLQIFCVSCSHPVNPKVALRHMERCYAKYESQTSFGSMYPTRIEGATRLFCDVYNPQSKTYCKRLQVLCPEHSRDPKIPVDEVCGCPLVKNVFELTGDYCRVSKRKCNKHYNWEKLRRAEVDLERVRVWYKLDELFEQERNVRTAMTNRAGLLALMLHQTIQHDPVTTDLRSNKDR from the exons ATG GACAGCGAAATGTCTGACGTTGACCCCGCACCAGGACCTGAGACCAGCAGTATGGAGGGGGAGAACGCACCACTGTACTGTATCTGCAGGAAACCAGACATCAACTGCTTCATGAT TGGCTGCGATAACTGTAATGAGTGGTTCCATGGCCACTGCATTAACATCACAGAGAAAATGGCAAAGGCAATCCGGGAATGGTATTGCATGAGATGCAgag ATAAAAACCCCTCGCTGGAAATAAAGTATAGATcaaagaaaagcagagagaAGGAAGTTGAGGTTGACAGAGGATCTGACAAACAGTACAGCACCCCGAGTACTCCTGACTATAAGAGCGAAAGACGGCGTGGATCCAAA gTGAAGCGCTCAGTCCGAATGTGTGGGGAGTGTGAGCCCTGCAGAAGGACGGAGGACTGTGCACAGTGTGACTTCTGCAAGGACATGAAGAAGTTTGGAGGCCCCAACAAAATCAGACAGAAGTGCAGGTTCAGGCAATGTGAGGTTCGGGCCAGG aaaatgcTGCGCGTGAAGGATGAGGAATTGTCTTTGCAAGAAAGGAGGGATAATTCCTACCACAGGCGGAGACGATACTCAGAGGACTATGACAGTGAGGCGGAGCTGTATCAGCAGTACAAGGCAGCAGGGCTGAGCAACAGCTTG ACATGGAatagtgatgaagatgatgagcCGCCTTTCAGTCCTGTTATGCGTAAGAAAGCTGTGAAGGTGAAACACGTCAAGAGACGAGAAAAGAAGTTTGACAAGAAA AAGGAGTCACGACGGCACAAACAGAAGCAGAAGCACAAAGACAGAACCAGATACAGTGAGAAGGGAGAGCTCAGAGATAGCACCGGTCTCCGTCAGTGTTTGGGGCCAAGCTGTGTGGAGGCAGCAAGAACCAACTCCAAATACTGCTCCGAGGACTGTGGCATGAAGTTAGCAGCCAA TCGGATCTATGAGATCCTCCCTCAGCGTATCCAGCAGTGGCAACAGAGTCCCTGCATTGCTGAGGAGCACGGTAAGAAGCAGCTGGAGCGCATCCGTCGGGAACAGCAGAATGCCCGGCTGCGCCTCACAGATATGGAGCGACGCTTCCACGAACTTGAAGGCATCATCGCCAAGGCCAAGCAGCAGGCGGTTCAGCAGGACGAGGAG GTGAATGAAGGGGACAGCGAGGACACGGACCTGCAGATTTTCTGTGTGTCTTGCAGTCATCCCGTCAATCCAAAAGTAGCACTGAGACATATGGAGAGATGTTACGCAAAG TACGAGAGCCAGACTTCCTTTGGTTCCATGTACCCTACAAGGATAGAAGG TGCTACCAGACTCTTCTGTGATGTTTACAATCCCCAAAGCAAAACATATTGTAAGAGGCTTCAGGTTTTGTGTCCAGAACATTCCAGAGATCCGAAG ATCCCAGTGGATGAGGTGTGTGGATGTCCTCTGGTGAAGAATGTATTTGAGCTGACTGGAGATTACTGCAGGGTCTCCAAAAGGAAATGCAACAAGCATTACAACTGGGAAAAGCTtaggagagcagaggtagactTGGAGCGAGTGCGGGTG TGGTACAAGTTGGACGAGCTCTTTGAACAGGAGCGTAATGTCAGGACTGCTATGACCAACAGAGCTGGTCTGCTGGCTCTGATGTTGCACCAAACTATTCAGCATGACCCCGTAACGACCGATCTCCGTAGCAACAAGGATAGGTAG
- the LOC144459451 gene encoding uncharacterized protein LOC144459451, with translation MDAKLDSTDMNEISSDKSDDDSLTTALKLPNIPDNCVAGPSGSLTEVTSFSKRVSTEDAELSATDISVNVFPKTATEASVETILDNNPKGGVTRAVSICSPCSVEKHQPKPLCALLPSSIEASTAYDVSQSFTSISRSQSSLKTTTVHIEPDGDDLCAAILMACLFCHPLDCLLAVTRGCNHCIWSLCSSLCGCEPGTLQPLLDVTRQCDLCGCLGVRCFMCDCPVCDICLQATECLDLAMEISQMLYH, from the exons ATGGATGCCAAACTGGATTCCACAGATATGAATGAAATTTCGAGTGATAAAAGTGACGATGACTCActaaccactgctttaaagttGCCCAATATCCCAGACAACTGTGTCGCAGGCCCATCAG GATCTTTGACTGAAGTCACTAGTTTTTCAAAACGGGTCTCCACTGAGGACGCCGAATTATCTGCAACTGACATCTCTGTGAATGTATTCCCCAAAACAGCTACGG AAGCCTCTGTTGAAACCATTTTGGATAATAACCCAAAAGGTGGAGTGACCAGAGCAGTATCCATCTGCAGCCCATGCTCTGTGGAGAAACACCAACCAAAGCCTCTATGTGCCCTGCTGCCATCCTCTATAGAGGCCAGCACAGCCTATGATGTGAGTCAGTCATTTACATCTATCAGCAGGAGTCAAAGCAGTCTGAAAACCACTACTGTCCACATTGAGCCAGATGGTGACG ACCTTTGTGCTGCAATCCTTATGGCCTGCCTCTTCTGTCACCCACTGGACTGTTTACTGGCTGTGACGAGAGGGTGCAACCACTGCATTTGGTCGCTGTGCTCCTCCCTGTGCGGCTGCGAGCCCGGCACCTTACAGCCCCTCCTGGACGTCACTCGCCAATGTGACCTCTGCGGGTGTTTGGGTGTTCGCTGCTTCATGTGCGACTGTCCTGTCTGTGACATCTGTCTTCAGGCAACAGAGTGCCTGGACCTAGCTATGGAAATTTCTCAAATGCTTTACCACTAA